The genomic region AGCGTCTGTGTATGTGTATAGTCTCGTTTCAGTTAAATGAGAGCTCATTCTTCTGTTTTATTCTTAAAACTATCAATTCAAATGCAACTCATCGTAATTAGACTTTTGGACCACGCGACATGCATCACATGTATTGGTAATTGATATCTCAACCACATAACTCGACATGGATAACGAAAGTTTAGGTAGAAAGTAAATTATGACAGAGTGAAAATTTTAATGGGTAGTCAAACAAGATAGGAAATCAAACATCATGATTCAAGACTTATACATAAATTTGTATTTCAGATTAATAATGCATCATATGCAAATAAACGAAATTCATCGATTGCCACatgtaaaagttaaaaaaaaatttaacattgCTTTATTGGTCATTTATCTTGATAAGGTCTAATGATCGGACGGACCAGATCATATGAATCATTGACCCCACCAAGTTTTAGTGGTTACAAACCCATCCCCACCACTCAAAGTCGGTTCGGACTCACAGTCACCACCTCACACCTCCCAAAGCCCCACAAGCGAACCTTCACAGAGCACACCTCAAACGCTATCCTCTACGGTGCGTTCCGGTTCTATCAAATCTTGACTTTCAATTTATGTAGGGCCCGTTAAAACGAACGGCTAAGATCCATCCAGTTCTTCGTGCTTCGCGGAAATCACGTTTCCCCCTGTACACCAGTTCATTTCCCATTAAAATctcagaggagagagagagtgaaaacAGAAAAATGGCGGACGAAGAAGAAGCAGAGCTAAGCGAGAAGCAGAAGAAGGAGATAGCAAAGTGGTTCCTCCTCAACTCTCCTCCCGGCGAAATCCAATTCGTCGCCAAAGGTCTCACCTTTCACCCCAATAACTTCAcatttttctctaatttctATAGAATTTcgtaaaatttcaaattttgatcgaTCGCGCGAATCACATTCTGTATTTGATTTCATCTTCTGGGTTGGCAGATGTGAAGGCGGTCATCAACGACGACGTTTTGTACAAGGAGGCTGCGTCGGAGGCGTTCCCACTGTACAacaaatcccacttgatttctatCGAAATGCCGGGCCGAATCGGAGACgtaagttttctttttctgacGAAATATCGGCATTTCGATGAATTTCTCGGGTTCCCAATTGTGAAATTTGCAAACTTTCATTGCTTCTTGTTGTACTTTTTGTTCTGGAATCTGACAATGTATGGGGTTTTGCTTCTGTTTGTGTGAGTAGGTTATAGTTACATCATATGGTGAACTCGCTGAGACCGAGTTCATTGATCCCAGAACAGCCCAAGTTGCTGTAGTTGACCACATCAAACAGGCAAgtgctttatttttcttctactATATGAATCCGATGATACCGAAAATGGTGGTGAAGAAGagagtttcttttattttatttttagaagatTGGTAATTGCTGATACAAGCTATAGTAGGGGAGGGTCGAATTGAACTGGGGAACCTCGGGTGCGAGGGTGAACACTCTTGACCAACTGAGCTACGAGACCCTTTCTAGGATAGTGGTAATTAAGTATTAGCAAAGTATGAACCTTGAAAAGGGACTAGGCTGATCTTCTTTACGGGGAACACGCTGATGATAGAAATCAAGCATCCGTGCATTTGTTCCATTACGATATTTTGAGACAATTGATGGGCAAGCACATGAGTGCATTCTTTTCATGTATACTATTTTTCTCAGTCATTCACCATCTGGACTTGTCCATGCATGTATGAAATGACGTGTGTGCAGCATGCCTGTTATTTTCCTTGATTGTTACCCTTTATTAGCATTTtcatttaaattgttaatttgttaCCAATTATTTCATTAAAATGTGCTAAAATTGGTTCAGGTTTGTACAGAGGTGAGACCTGCACTGGATGAGGAACTTCCATCTGCATATGTTGAGGACTTTCGGTATGCCTTATTTGCCATGAAACTTTGCATACGTTTTTTCACTCCTACTGAAATGAGCATTTGCTTGCTCCAAGATATTTGGCTTAATATTAGGGGTTTTAAGTGTCACACAGGAAAAGTTTCACATTAGCTTCTCTTGAGTAAACTTTTCAGCCCTGTAGGATTTACTTTATCTGTTAATTTTAATGTAACAAACCAGTATTTACTTTACTACAGAATGTTGATATTTAAGAATGCTCTTTCCATAATGGCCGAGAGAGAACGATGAAATAAACGTGTCACTTCTCGTCTAGTTATCTTTTGAGGATGCTCGTTTAGGAACCATACAAGACAGAAAATCATTGGCAGCTTGCGGAAGCACCACACAAGTAGAATTACGGTTGTTTTATATATGTGCAATGCATacatttgtgtgtttgtgtctgtGGGAGTTTGTGGGGCTTGTGTGGGGGGCTTGTGTATAAGTCAATATTCTTTCCTTTCAGGTGTGCTTTGGATGCAGAAATACTTAAATATGTTGGTGAAGCTTATCCAAAGGGAGTCTGCTCAGTGTACTGTGGCAATGGTAAAGATGTGGAGGGCCCAGGATTTGACTTTGAGCTTGTAGTGGTGATATCAGCTGCTAGACATAGCCCACAAAATTTCTGGTATGTGAAGTTAGTTTTGTGCCCTACCCACGAGCTTGTTTATTGCTCCTGAGCATTGTATTTCAGTTGGAACAGATGTATATATAGTGTATATACCATCCAAAAACCTGTCCTGTTATTATACCGGGTCCTTTCTTAGCtgcttaaaagaagaaaaagttgattttctttttcttgcctctTTTTATGTGGGCATCTTGTGATATAAGTTAATTTTTCATGTTGCATAGCAACGGTAGTTGGCGTTCTGTATGGAGCATTGAGTTCAAAGATGAAATACAAATGCTGGAATTAAAAGGCAAACTGCAGGTATTTCTTATGTACTCCGCATTCATTATGGAGCATTGAGTTCATAATATAAGAACCTAATCAAGAAGTAACTGTTTCTCATCCATGTCCTCCTGTTCTTCACATTCTTTCAGGTGGGTGCCCACTATTTCGAGGAGGGCAATGTGCAGTTAGATGCCAAGCATGAATGCAAAGATACAACAATTTTTCAGGTTGATGTTACGATAGGACTATCTCCAtttattatcatttttattttggtattgCATAGGGTGATCTATCATGCAAGATCATTGTACCTTCTCTTATTTAGACCCTTAGGCCGCGTTTGATAGAGAGGATTGGCTGGGGTAGGACTTTTCACTATATTGAAGGCATTTtaaaggaagaaatggatgacaAATTCCTTACTTTGTCCAAGATGAAGGTTACTCATGAAGAAAAGATTCCCCTACCAATGCTCACAAAAATGGTAGGATTAAAAGGGACGACTATTCTTCATAAGTAACCTTCAACTTGAACAAAATAAGgaattttcattcatttctttctttaaaataCCTTTAATATAGTGAATAGTCTTATCTAAGCCAATCTTTTCCATCAAACGAGGCCTTAATATATTGATTTTAGTATAACTTTCTACATAAACTTTTAAAATGAGGGTATTAATCATAACATGTGAACATAGGCACATAtggctttttttctttctagtaGGCATAGCTAAAGTTGGtaaatagtaaaaa from Pyrus communis chromosome 9, drPyrComm1.1, whole genome shotgun sequence harbors:
- the LOC137745087 gene encoding F-actin-capping protein subunit alpha-like — translated: MADEEEAELSEKQKKEIAKWFLLNSPPGEIQFVAKDVKAVINDDVLYKEAASEAFPLYNKSHLISIEMPGRIGDVIVTSYGELAETEFIDPRTAQVAVVDHIKQVCTEVRPALDEELPSAYVEDFRCALDAEILKYVGEAYPKGVCSVYCGNGKDVEGPGFDFELVVVISAARHSPQNFCNGSWRSVWSIEFKDEIQMLELKGKLQVGAHYFEEGNVQLDAKHECKDTTIFQSSEDSAIAISNIIRQHETEYLASLEASYSNLPDTTFKDLRRKLPVTRTLFPWQNTLQFSLTRDITKELGIGK